The Microbacterium limosum genome contains a region encoding:
- a CDS encoding PAC2 family protein yields the protein MPWSVDLHVDIGDRPEIPAGLPLVIALTGFTDAGSAVSQVVDALRESVDTRPVIRFSNDVLLDYRARRPVIAFDQDHLEDYRPPRLELALAHDLIGQEFLTLTGYEPDFAWDAFVDDVLALAAELQVASVTWVHAIAMPVPHTRPIGTTVSGNRAELIEAHSVWRPRTEVPATVGHLLEMRFVERGTPTASFVLLVPHYLADAEYPAAAIRALESITIASGIALPSETLREQNLGFLAKVEEQIAANDELGTMLENLETRYDQYVQGSSLRATSDDIDEFDLPSADELAAELERYLATRPGDDDKRPGRG from the coding sequence ATGCCCTGGTCCGTAGATCTGCACGTCGACATCGGGGATCGACCCGAGATCCCCGCCGGTCTTCCGCTCGTCATCGCGCTGACCGGCTTCACCGATGCGGGTTCGGCGGTGTCGCAGGTCGTGGATGCGCTGCGCGAGAGCGTCGACACCCGTCCCGTCATCCGGTTCTCCAACGACGTCCTGCTCGACTACCGGGCCCGCCGGCCCGTCATCGCCTTCGATCAGGACCATCTCGAGGACTATCGGCCGCCGCGCCTGGAGCTGGCGCTGGCCCACGATCTCATCGGCCAGGAGTTCCTCACCCTCACCGGCTACGAGCCCGACTTCGCCTGGGATGCGTTCGTGGACGACGTTCTGGCTCTCGCGGCGGAGCTGCAGGTGGCCTCGGTCACCTGGGTGCACGCGATCGCGATGCCCGTGCCGCACACGCGTCCGATCGGAACGACCGTCAGCGGCAATCGCGCGGAGCTCATCGAGGCGCACTCGGTCTGGCGGCCGCGGACCGAGGTGCCGGCCACGGTCGGCCACCTGCTCGAGATGAGGTTCGTGGAGCGCGGGACGCCCACGGCCAGCTTCGTGCTGCTCGTGCCTCACTACCTCGCCGACGCCGAGTACCCCGCCGCGGCCATCCGAGCGCTTGAGAGCATCACCATCGCGAGCGGTATCGCGCTGCCGAGCGAGACCCTGCGGGAGCAGAACCTGGGGTTCCTCGCGAAGGTGGAGGAGCAGATCGCCGCGAACGACGAGCTCGGCACCATGCTCGAGAACCTGGAGACGCGCTACGACCAGTACGTGCAGGGCTCATCGCTGCGGGCGACCTCCGATGACATCGACGAGTTCGATCTGCCGAGCGCCGACGAACTCGCCGCGGAGCTGGAGCGCTACCTCGCCACGCGACCCGGAGACGACGACAAGCGGCCCGGTCGGGGCTGA
- a CDS encoding Mur ligase family protein, whose translation MLDAIGVAAGRAVQAVLRARGGKGSGGPGLVTNRIAPGLLPRVLASFPGGLVVVSGTAGKSTTTKMVTAVLRAHGLRVFTNSSTANLPQGITSAVLDEGDWRGRVDADIAVLEMDEAFGAKIAAMYRARVVTLTNINLDDIARFESYERVIRLLTTIAQRADGAVVLNADDASLSRVAASVRDTGRTVRRFGVSTQVMSDQPYGLGYVRTEPGRMAPADGTVVESIDGRSAVLADAAGSFPLTLPARGAHFAVDAAAAVETAREVLGARFDRDLAARTLSELKPVFGRGETVEIQGQRIECVLVQNTASFQLNIDALGSARERLFVGIGDEEEDTSWLWTVHTGSLGRVDIVGGPKADAMANRLAYDGVVFDAVDTDLIRAFEAFLALPAPAHGDKTVVFTSRSMRKIRGHYGLTTQEVRSGSR comes from the coding sequence GTGCTCGACGCCATCGGCGTGGCCGCGGGCCGCGCCGTGCAAGCGGTGCTGCGCGCGCGGGGCGGCAAGGGCAGCGGCGGGCCGGGGCTGGTGACGAACCGGATCGCCCCCGGCCTGCTGCCGCGCGTGCTGGCCTCGTTCCCGGGCGGCCTCGTCGTCGTCAGCGGGACGGCGGGAAAGTCGACCACGACCAAGATGGTCACGGCCGTCCTGCGCGCGCACGGGTTGCGTGTCTTCACGAACTCGTCCACCGCCAACCTCCCACAGGGCATCACGTCGGCCGTGCTCGACGAAGGCGACTGGCGCGGGCGCGTCGACGCCGACATCGCCGTGCTCGAGATGGACGAGGCGTTCGGAGCGAAGATCGCGGCCATGTACCGGGCCCGGGTCGTGACGCTCACGAACATCAATCTCGACGACATCGCGCGCTTCGAATCGTACGAGCGCGTCATCCGCCTGCTCACCACGATCGCGCAGCGGGCGGACGGGGCCGTCGTCCTCAACGCGGACGATGCGTCGCTGAGCAGGGTGGCCGCGAGCGTGCGCGATACGGGGCGGACGGTACGACGGTTCGGCGTGAGCACCCAGGTGATGTCGGACCAGCCGTACGGGCTCGGGTACGTTCGCACCGAGCCGGGGCGGATGGCCCCGGCTGACGGCACCGTCGTCGAGAGCATCGATGGCCGCTCGGCGGTCCTGGCGGATGCCGCGGGGTCGTTCCCGCTCACGCTTCCCGCGCGCGGAGCACACTTCGCCGTCGACGCCGCCGCGGCGGTCGAGACGGCACGAGAGGTGCTCGGCGCCCGGTTCGACCGCGATCTGGCCGCCCGCACGCTCAGTGAGCTGAAGCCGGTGTTCGGGCGCGGCGAGACGGTGGAGATCCAGGGCCAGCGGATCGAGTGCGTGCTCGTGCAGAACACGGCGAGCTTCCAGCTCAACATCGACGCGCTCGGCAGCGCGAGGGAGCGGCTCTTCGTCGGCATCGGCGATGAGGAGGAGGACACCTCCTGGCTCTGGACGGTGCACACCGGTTCGCTCGGCCGCGTAGACATCGTGGGCGGCCCGAAGGCGGATGCGATGGCCAACCGGCTGGCATACGACGGCGTCGTCTTCGACGCCGTCGACACCGACCTCATCCGCGCCTTCGAGGCGTTCCTCGCGCTTCCGGCCCCGGCGCACGGCGACAAGACGGTCGTCTTCACCTCGCGCAGCATGCGGAAGATCCGCGGACACTACGGACTGACGACGCAGGAAGTGAGGTCGGGGTCCCGATGA
- a CDS encoding RNA polymerase sigma factor, which yields MTPSRTTTKEAVEETDEATTPVPAVTKRKAAAKKPAAKKAAPAKKTAPKDSEEDVEDDVDGEEISVEESADDSDDSDDSPATPAADSDDDDEEDAAPKKEATESLPTGAIVISSSDEDDVPVYSTTITGATADPVKDYLKQIGKVPLLNAAEEVELAMRIEAGLFAEEKLSQLSDAEKRTQLGRDLTWVAKDGQRAKSHLLGANLRLVVSLAKRYTGRGMQFLDLIQEGNLGLIRAVEKFDYTKGFKFSTYATWWIRQAITRAMADQARTIRIPVHMVEVINKLARVQRQMLQDLGREPTPEELSRELDMTPEKVIEVQKYGREPISLHTPLGEDGDSEFGDLIEDTEAVVPADAVGFTMLQRQLESLLDSLSEREAGVIRMRFGLGDGQPKTLDQIGDTFGVTRERIRQIESKTMAKLRHPSRSQSLRDYLE from the coding sequence GTGACCCCTTCCCGGACGACCACCAAGGAAGCCGTCGAAGAGACCGACGAGGCGACCACGCCCGTGCCCGCCGTGACGAAGCGCAAGGCGGCCGCCAAGAAGCCCGCCGCCAAGAAGGCCGCTCCGGCCAAGAAGACGGCGCCGAAGGATTCCGAGGAGGACGTCGAGGACGACGTCGACGGCGAAGAGATCTCGGTCGAGGAGTCGGCGGACGACTCCGACGACTCCGACGACTCGCCGGCGACGCCCGCCGCCGACTCGGACGACGACGACGAAGAGGACGCCGCGCCCAAGAAGGAGGCGACCGAGTCGCTGCCGACGGGCGCCATCGTCATCTCCTCGAGCGACGAGGACGACGTCCCCGTGTACTCGACCACGATCACCGGCGCGACGGCCGACCCCGTCAAGGACTACCTGAAGCAGATCGGCAAGGTCCCGCTGCTGAACGCGGCGGAGGAGGTCGAGCTCGCGATGCGCATCGAGGCGGGCCTGTTCGCCGAGGAGAAGCTGTCTCAGCTGAGCGACGCCGAGAAGCGCACCCAGCTGGGCCGCGACCTCACCTGGGTCGCGAAGGACGGCCAGCGAGCCAAGTCGCACCTGCTGGGGGCGAACCTGCGCCTCGTCGTCTCCCTCGCCAAGCGCTACACCGGGCGCGGCATGCAGTTCCTGGATCTGATCCAGGAGGGCAACCTCGGTCTCATCCGAGCGGTCGAGAAGTTCGACTACACGAAGGGCTTCAAGTTCTCCACGTACGCCACGTGGTGGATCCGTCAGGCGATCACGCGCGCCATGGCCGACCAGGCCCGCACGATCCGCATCCCCGTCCACATGGTCGAGGTCATCAACAAGCTCGCTCGCGTGCAGCGTCAGATGCTGCAGGACCTGGGCCGCGAGCCCACGCCCGAAGAGCTCAGCCGCGAGCTGGACATGACGCCCGAGAAGGTCATCGAGGTGCAGAAGTACGGCCGCGAGCCGATCTCGCTGCACACCCCCCTCGGCGAAGACGGCGACAGCGAGTTCGGCGACCTCATCGAGGACACCGAGGCGGTCGTGCCGGCGGATGCCGTGGGCTTCACGATGCTGCAGCGCCAGCTCGAGTCGCTCCTGGACTCGCTCAGCGAGCGCGAGGCGGGCGTCATCCGCATGCGCTTCGGCCTCGGCGACGGTCAGCCGAAGACGCTCGACCAGATCGGTGACACGTTCGGCGTGACGCGCGAGCGCATCCGCCAGATCGAGTCAAAGACGATGGCCAAGCTGCGGCACCCGTCGCGCTCCCAGTCGCTGCGCGACTACCTGGAGTAA